In a single window of the Rhodococcus qingshengii JCM 15477 genome:
- the ehuA gene encoding ectoine/hydroxyectoine ABC transporter ATP-binding protein EhuA gives MPTDENTRSAISFEHVVKRFGTHTVLDHLDIAIERGERVALIGPSGSGKTTILRILMTLEKIDSGLVRVNGQPFSHEIKNGKLVPAGERHLRAARSKIGMVFQQFNLFPNMTVLENITEAQIHVLRRSKAEADARARELLALVGLADKEHAHPNTLSGGQQQRVAIARALAMDPEILLLDEVTSALDPELVADVLDVLRTIAATTDITMLIVTHEMGFARDVADRVLVFDAGKIVEEGPPEQIFDSPTQDRTRTFLKAVLKH, from the coding sequence TTGCCTACTGACGAGAACACCCGCTCGGCGATTTCGTTCGAGCACGTGGTCAAACGATTCGGCACGCACACCGTGCTCGATCACCTCGACATCGCGATCGAGCGCGGGGAACGCGTCGCATTGATCGGGCCGAGTGGATCGGGGAAGACCACCATACTGCGGATCCTGATGACACTCGAGAAGATCGATTCCGGACTCGTACGTGTCAACGGCCAACCGTTCTCCCACGAAATCAAAAACGGCAAGTTGGTGCCCGCCGGTGAACGACACCTACGCGCCGCTCGGTCCAAAATCGGGATGGTGTTCCAACAGTTCAACTTGTTTCCGAACATGACTGTCCTGGAAAATATCACCGAAGCACAAATACACGTTCTGCGCCGAAGCAAGGCCGAAGCAGATGCCCGCGCCCGTGAACTCCTCGCCCTCGTCGGGCTCGCCGACAAAGAACACGCCCACCCGAACACACTGTCGGGAGGTCAACAACAACGCGTGGCCATAGCCCGAGCATTAGCCATGGACCCCGAAATCCTCTTGCTTGACGAAGTCACCTCGGCTCTCGATCCGGAATTGGTCGCCGACGTCCTCGACGTACTACGAACAATCGCTGCCACCACGGACATCACCATGCTCATCGTCACCCACGAAATGGGGTTCGCGCGCGATGTCGCCGATCGAGTACTGGTCTTCGACGCCGGAAAGATCGTCGAGGAGGGCCCACCGGAACAGATTTTCGACTCCCCCACCCAGGACCGCACGCGCACGTTCCTCAAAGCGGTCCTCAAGCATTGA
- the ehuD gene encoding ectoine/hydroxyectoine ABC transporter permease subunit EhuD, with the protein MSVEWSWQRAADALPLLIDGFTITLLATVLGMAIASVLGLVIAVTRRTCPAYVRVPLRWITEFIRLTPLVVQLLFVYYLLPQFSALQIGIAVLGVHYSTYMAEVYRAGIEAVPAGQWEAARALSLPTTRTWRAVVLPQAVRATLPALGNYAISMFKDTPFLFAITVVELVTAAQQYGARTFQYLEPITMAGMIFLLASYPTSVLIRQVEKRLAY; encoded by the coding sequence ATGAGCGTCGAATGGAGTTGGCAACGCGCCGCTGACGCACTCCCGCTCCTGATCGACGGCTTCACGATCACTTTGCTGGCGACAGTGCTCGGAATGGCAATCGCATCGGTTCTCGGTTTGGTGATTGCGGTCACTCGCCGCACCTGCCCTGCGTACGTGCGAGTTCCCCTGCGCTGGATCACCGAGTTCATCCGGCTGACCCCGCTCGTCGTCCAACTCCTGTTCGTGTACTACTTGCTTCCGCAATTTTCCGCGCTGCAGATCGGTATCGCGGTTCTGGGTGTCCACTATTCGACGTATATGGCCGAGGTGTACCGCGCAGGAATCGAAGCGGTTCCCGCCGGACAATGGGAGGCTGCGCGAGCCCTGTCTCTTCCGACGACGAGAACGTGGCGAGCTGTGGTTCTTCCGCAGGCGGTACGCGCCACCCTACCGGCGCTGGGAAACTACGCGATTTCCATGTTCAAGGACACACCGTTCCTCTTCGCCATCACGGTGGTCGAATTGGTCACCGCTGCACAGCAATACGGAGCAAGAACCTTTCAATATCTGGAGCCGATCACGATGGCAGGAATGATCTTCCTCCTCGCCAGCTACCCCACGTCCGTGCTCATCCGACAAGTGGAGAAACGTCTTGCCTACTGA
- the ehuC gene encoding ectoine/hydroxyectoine ABC transporter permease subunit EhuC has product MSTNLDALVEAWPRIIGGVVVTTELTLGGAALAFGLALVLGYAVGAHSRWIRYPARVVIEFFRGTSLLVQLFWLFYVLPLFGYQLEPMLCGVLALGLNYGAYGAEVVRGAMAAVPIAQKEACIALGFSPWLQVRKVLFPQAWVQMVPPLTNLLIQLLKGSALASFILLQDLTYQIEQLRRGTGDTIFAFGVGLIIYFVLAYALTLVMNVVEIRAKRRLGLGPSLREVLSIKPDRGDELVGVGR; this is encoded by the coding sequence GTGAGTACGAATCTCGATGCTCTCGTCGAGGCGTGGCCTCGTATCATCGGCGGTGTCGTCGTCACCACCGAACTGACTCTCGGCGGCGCAGCCTTGGCCTTCGGGCTCGCACTCGTCCTCGGCTACGCCGTAGGTGCGCACAGTCGGTGGATCAGGTATCCGGCGCGGGTGGTGATCGAGTTCTTCCGCGGCACTTCCCTGCTCGTACAACTGTTCTGGCTTTTCTACGTACTTCCGTTGTTCGGGTATCAACTCGAACCGATGTTGTGCGGAGTTCTGGCGCTCGGTCTGAACTACGGCGCGTACGGCGCCGAGGTGGTTCGGGGAGCGATGGCGGCTGTACCGATCGCGCAGAAGGAAGCATGCATCGCCCTGGGTTTCTCACCGTGGCTGCAGGTACGCAAGGTCCTCTTCCCTCAGGCTTGGGTACAGATGGTCCCTCCGCTGACGAACCTGCTGATACAGCTCCTCAAAGGAAGCGCCCTGGCCAGTTTCATCCTGCTTCAGGACCTGACTTATCAGATCGAGCAGCTGCGCCGCGGGACCGGCGACACGATCTTCGCGTTCGGCGTGGGACTGATCATCTACTTCGTTCTTGCGTATGCGTTGACGTTGGTGATGAACGTGGTCGAGATCCGTGCCAAACGCCGACTCGGTCTCGGGCCGTCGCTGCGAGAAGTACTCAGCATCAAGCCCGACCGAGGCGATGAACTCGTAGGAGTGGGGCGATGA
- the ehuB gene encoding ectoine/hydroxyectoine ABC transporter substrate-binding protein EhuB, whose amino-acid sequence MILTAVTGCTSTDNTDSADHLQSLQDKGAITVGFAGEAPYSFEENGQLTGATVALHREIFSRLGIDTVEGVNADFGSLIPGLQANRFDAVSAGMSILPKRCEQAAFGDPEFNYTTALMVPTGNPKNLTDMESVAASGAKLATMTGAIESDYADTLAIPAVQVASPQDGMDAVTSGRADVFALTAISLNWMKNNNPGAAVDVTDSFVATINGKPQVGAGATVFRTDDTELREAYNAELAKITSDPQKYLEIVGPFGFTEKELPDPELTTDKLCSGTA is encoded by the coding sequence ATGATTTTGACTGCCGTCACGGGGTGCACTTCGACCGATAACACCGACAGTGCCGATCATCTGCAGTCCTTGCAGGACAAAGGCGCGATCACGGTCGGTTTTGCGGGTGAAGCCCCGTACAGCTTCGAGGAGAACGGCCAGCTCACCGGCGCAACCGTGGCGTTGCACCGCGAAATATTCTCCCGGTTGGGCATCGACACGGTCGAAGGAGTCAACGCCGACTTCGGCTCTTTGATCCCGGGACTGCAGGCGAACCGCTTCGACGCCGTGAGCGCCGGCATGTCCATCCTTCCCAAACGGTGCGAGCAGGCCGCGTTCGGCGACCCCGAATTCAACTACACGACGGCGCTGATGGTTCCCACCGGCAACCCGAAGAACCTCACGGACATGGAATCGGTCGCCGCATCCGGTGCGAAACTGGCCACCATGACGGGGGCGATCGAGTCCGACTACGCCGACACGTTGGCTATTCCCGCCGTCCAGGTGGCATCGCCGCAAGACGGGATGGACGCCGTTACCTCCGGCCGTGCGGACGTGTTCGCGTTGACCGCCATCTCGTTGAACTGGATGAAAAACAACAACCCCGGCGCCGCCGTCGACGTCACCGATTCCTTCGTCGCTACGATCAACGGAAAGCCGCAGGTCGGGGCAGGTGCGACCGTCTTCCGTACCGATGACACCGAACTTCGCGAGGCCTACAACGCGGAACTGGCGAAAATTACCTCGGACCCGCAGAAATATCTCGAGATCGTCGGTCCCTTCGGTTTCACGGAAAAGGAACTCCCGGACCCGGAACTGACCACCGACAAACTGTGCTCGGGTACCGCCTGA
- the mihF gene encoding integration host factor, actinobacterial type, with translation MGFRRYENSRTPRITVRPPPLTDRQRRLGVVNAQHARRTRARMLQQLKCSEIDVRDILDAAGRDEIIARIKVVDLMKSLPGVGPVGAQHMLEGIGIDSARRLGGLRARQRQQLIDATAYPIQWRKKFRS, from the coding sequence ATGGGGTTCCGGCGGTACGAGAATAGCCGCACACCGAGGATAACTGTGAGACCGCCACCGCTGACCGATCGACAACGCCGCCTCGGGGTCGTCAACGCCCAACACGCCCGCCGTACGCGTGCACGAATGCTTCAACAACTCAAATGCAGCGAAATCGATGTACGCGATATTCTCGATGCCGCAGGTCGTGACGAGATCATCGCCCGCATCAAAGTCGTGGACCTGATGAAATCGCTGCCCGGCGTGGGACCTGTTGGCGCACAGCATATGCTGGAGGGTATTGGAATTGACAGTGCACGCCGCCTCGGAGGTCTTCGCGCGCGGCAGCGGCAGCAACTGATCGATGCTACCGCTTACCCGATCCAGTGGCGCAAGAAATTTCGGTCATGA
- the nhaA gene encoding Na+/H+ antiporter NhaA: MTQQPPRPPAGKRALFARGSWTETARIAALLRGETVGGALLLAATVVALVWANSPWSNAYDALSEFRIGPSVLGLNLPLETWAADGLLAIFFFVVGLELKREFVAGDLRDPARAALPIAAAVGGMLMPALIFVLVNLRTGDGALSGWAIPTATDIAFAVAVLAVVSTHLPSSLRTFLLTLAVVDDLLAITVIAIFYTDDLDVAMLGAALIPLTLFTVAVQKKVRSWWVLLPLAAATWVLVHESGIHATVAGVLLGFAVPVVRSRAAGGPDAGPGLAEHFERRIRPVSAGFAVPVFAFFAAGVTVGGISGLTSALTDSVALGIIAGLVVGKTVGVFGTTYLLSRFTRAVLDEGLSWIDVFGVAILAGIGFTVSLLIGDLAFGAGSVRDDHVKIGVLAGSVLAALLASIVLRLRNRAYRIIAENEARDDDGDGIPDVYQSTD, from the coding sequence ATGACGCAACAGCCGCCCCGCCCTCCTGCCGGCAAGCGGGCGCTCTTCGCACGTGGCTCCTGGACCGAAACGGCGCGTATCGCTGCCCTGTTGCGCGGAGAAACCGTCGGAGGCGCTCTGTTGCTGGCGGCCACGGTCGTGGCGCTCGTCTGGGCGAATTCGCCGTGGTCGAACGCCTACGACGCACTCTCCGAATTCCGGATCGGCCCCAGCGTATTGGGGTTGAATCTGCCGTTGGAGACCTGGGCAGCAGATGGACTATTGGCGATCTTCTTCTTCGTGGTCGGGCTCGAACTCAAACGTGAGTTCGTCGCCGGCGATCTGCGTGATCCTGCCCGCGCAGCGCTTCCGATAGCGGCCGCGGTCGGCGGCATGCTCATGCCGGCACTCATCTTCGTCCTGGTCAACCTTCGGACCGGGGACGGGGCGCTGTCCGGGTGGGCCATCCCGACAGCAACCGACATCGCGTTCGCCGTCGCGGTGTTGGCAGTGGTGAGCACGCACCTTCCCTCGTCCCTGAGAACATTTCTGTTGACCTTGGCTGTGGTGGACGATCTTCTCGCCATCACTGTCATCGCGATCTTCTACACCGACGATCTCGATGTCGCGATGTTGGGGGCAGCCCTGATTCCGCTGACTTTGTTCACCGTGGCAGTGCAGAAGAAGGTGCGGTCGTGGTGGGTTCTCCTACCGCTCGCCGCCGCGACCTGGGTACTGGTACACGAATCCGGTATCCATGCCACCGTGGCCGGAGTGCTCCTCGGGTTCGCAGTCCCAGTCGTTCGCAGCAGGGCTGCCGGGGGCCCGGATGCGGGACCGGGCTTGGCGGAACACTTCGAACGCCGCATCAGACCTGTCTCGGCGGGTTTCGCGGTACCGGTGTTCGCGTTCTTCGCGGCCGGAGTCACAGTCGGCGGAATATCCGGACTGACCAGTGCTCTGACCGATTCCGTTGCGCTGGGCATTATTGCAGGATTAGTGGTCGGCAAAACGGTCGGAGTGTTCGGCACGACCTACCTTCTCTCCAGGTTCACCCGGGCCGTACTCGATGAAGGTTTGTCCTGGATCGACGTCTTCGGGGTGGCGATTCTGGCGGGCATCGGCTTCACGGTCTCGTTGTTGATCGGCGATCTCGCCTTCGGTGCCGGCTCTGTGCGCGATGACCATGTCAAGATCGGTGTTCTCGCCGGCTCCGTTCTGGCTGCTCTGTTGGCGTCGATCGTGCTTCGTCTGCGTAACCGCGCATACCGGATCATCGCCGAGAACGAGGCGCGCGACGACGACGGTGACGGTATCCCCGACGTATATCAGTCGACCGATTGA
- a CDS encoding BCCT family transporter yields the protein MSALKEAWQGIRKPVFVPASIVIVAMIVFSVVYAGTAEDAFGSLNSAISDGVGWWYILTATGFVIFALYCGVSRVGNIRLGRDDEQPEFGMLSWFAMLFSAGMGIGLVFYGVAEPLSHYVNPPVAGGVAGSTDAAANQAMELTLFHWGLHAWAIYVVVGLGLAYMTYRKGRPLSIRWLLEPLLGRARIEGGIGHTIDAIAIIGTLFGVATSLGFGVQQISAGLDYLGWVETGNVLTVVLITCVTGLATFSVVSGVSKGLKWLSNINMVLAASLAIFVLVLGPTLFLMQSWVQNLGGYVQALPELMLRTSPFAEDGWAGAWTIFYWGWWMSWAPFVGMFIARISRGRTIREFVFGVLLAPTVIGSLWFTIFGDSGILRQRNDGDMLTADGAVDTNTTLFHLLDGLPLSTVTSVLAIAVVVFFFVTSSDSGSLVIDILSTGGDLETPKITRVYWSVLEGVAAAVLLLVGGSGSLTALQTASIATAVPFSIVLVLACVSMLKAFRYDVATTPRYLRVSSHGSGATTGEEPLPTEKARGKRHHSGISATFAGLAPSTRDLPKQDTDEHLVLAVHEVSSHSIDVNPATGAIAYSGNGVLDDPLGGEIFDTPEFAQSAEGHAQANGRDETV from the coding sequence GTGAGCGCACTGAAAGAAGCGTGGCAGGGAATCCGAAAACCGGTTTTCGTTCCCGCGTCAATCGTCATCGTGGCCATGATCGTGTTTTCGGTGGTCTATGCAGGTACCGCGGAAGATGCGTTCGGATCCCTGAATTCAGCGATCAGCGACGGCGTCGGATGGTGGTACATCCTCACCGCCACCGGTTTCGTGATTTTCGCGCTGTACTGCGGCGTCAGCCGTGTCGGCAACATCCGGTTGGGACGTGACGACGAGCAGCCCGAGTTCGGGATGCTCTCGTGGTTCGCGATGCTCTTCAGCGCCGGTATGGGTATCGGCCTGGTGTTCTACGGAGTGGCAGAACCGCTTTCGCATTACGTGAACCCGCCGGTCGCGGGCGGGGTCGCTGGATCCACGGACGCCGCGGCCAATCAAGCGATGGAACTGACCCTGTTCCACTGGGGTCTGCACGCATGGGCCATCTACGTCGTCGTGGGTCTGGGTCTGGCGTACATGACCTACCGAAAGGGTCGCCCGCTCTCGATCCGTTGGCTGCTCGAACCGCTCCTCGGACGCGCTCGCATCGAAGGCGGTATCGGGCATACGATCGACGCGATCGCGATCATCGGCACGTTGTTCGGTGTCGCGACCTCGCTCGGTTTCGGCGTACAACAGATTTCGGCCGGCCTGGACTACCTCGGCTGGGTGGAGACCGGAAACGTGCTGACAGTCGTCCTGATCACCTGTGTCACCGGCCTGGCCACGTTCTCCGTTGTCTCCGGAGTCTCCAAGGGCCTCAAGTGGCTCTCGAACATCAACATGGTTCTCGCCGCGAGTCTCGCGATCTTCGTCCTCGTACTCGGCCCGACCCTGTTTCTGATGCAGTCCTGGGTGCAGAACCTCGGTGGATATGTCCAGGCTTTGCCTGAGCTGATGCTGCGCACGTCTCCGTTCGCCGAAGACGGTTGGGCTGGAGCGTGGACGATCTTCTACTGGGGCTGGTGGATGAGCTGGGCACCGTTCGTCGGCATGTTCATCGCGCGCATCTCGCGCGGGCGCACCATCCGCGAATTCGTTTTCGGCGTACTGCTCGCCCCCACTGTCATCGGATCTCTGTGGTTCACGATCTTCGGGGACTCCGGCATCCTGCGTCAGCGCAACGACGGCGACATGCTCACAGCGGACGGGGCAGTCGACACCAACACGACCTTGTTCCATCTTCTCGACGGTCTTCCCTTGTCCACGGTGACCAGTGTCCTCGCCATCGCAGTGGTGGTGTTCTTCTTCGTCACCTCCTCCGACTCCGGCTCTCTGGTCATCGACATCCTCTCCACCGGCGGCGATTTGGAGACACCGAAGATCACACGGGTCTACTGGTCGGTGCTCGAGGGAGTGGCCGCAGCGGTGCTACTCCTCGTCGGCGGAAGTGGCTCGTTGACAGCGCTGCAAACCGCGTCGATAGCGACCGCGGTGCCCTTCTCCATCGTGTTGGTACTCGCATGCGTATCCATGCTCAAAGCATTCCGCTACGACGTGGCCACCACCCCGCGATACCTGCGCGTCTCCTCACACGGTTCGGGCGCCACCACCGGCGAGGAACCGCTGCCGACAGAGAAAGCCCGCGGAAAACGCCACCACAGCGGCATCTCGGCCACCTTCGCCGGCCTTGCTCCCTCGACCCGGGATCTTCCGAAGCAGGACACCGACGAGCATCTCGTGCTCGCAGTACACGAGGTGTCCTCGCACTCCATCGACGTGAACCCGGCGACCGGTGCGATCGCATACTCCGGCAACGGAGTACTCGACGATCCGCTCGGCGGCGAAATCTTCGATACCCCCGAATTCGCGCAATCAGCAGAAGGACACGCCCAGGCAAACGGCCGCGACGAGACCGTCTAA